A single region of the Chrysoperla carnea chromosome 5, inChrCarn1.1, whole genome shotgun sequence genome encodes:
- the LOC123299652 gene encoding probable phospholipid hydroperoxide glutathione peroxidase isoform X2: MINISNHIIFVMIHNLKTSICFHFYFSTNSASMSAATPEDEQPTNMDWKSAKSVYDFTVKDISGNDVPMSKYEGHVLLIVNVASQCGLTATNYKELQELQEKYGESKGLKILAFPCNQFGGQEPGNNEEIVCFAKKRNATFDFFDKIDVNGKNTHPLWSFLKHKQGGTLGSFIKWNFTKFIVDKNGIPVERHGPNTDPSKLAEKLEKYF, translated from the exons ATGATAAATATTTCGAATCATATCATCTTTGTAatgattcataatttaaaaacttccaTTTGCTTCCATT tttatttttcaacaaactcGGCATCTATGTCGGCTGCTACCCCAGAAGACGAACAACCTACAAATATGGATTGGAAATCGGCGAAATCAGTGTATGATTTCACAGTGAAAGATATCAGTGGGAATGATGTGCCTATGTCAAAGTATGAAGGtcatgttttattaattgtaaatgttGCATCACAGTGCGGTTTAACAGCTACCAATTACAAGGAATTACAAGAGCTTCAAGAAAAGTATGGTGAAAGTaaagggttaaaaatattgGCTTTCCCATGCAATCAATTTGGTGGTCAGGAACCTGGCAACAACGaagaaattgtttgttttgctaaaaaaaggAACGCAACCTTTGAtttctttgataaaattgaCGTAAACGGTAAAAATACACACCCATTGTGGAGTTTTTTGAAACATAAGCAAGGAGGTACTTTAGGCAGTTTTATCAAATGGAATTTCACCAAATTTAttgttgacaaaaatggaatacCAGTTGAAAGACATGGTCCAAATACTGATCCATCAAAATTGgcagaaaaattagaaaaatatttctaa
- the LOC123300262 gene encoding probable methylthioribulose-1-phosphate dehydratase has translation MASQYDDNYPKEHPRNLIPALCRQFYELGWVTGTGGGISIKLVDEIYIAPSGVQKERICTNDLFVQNIDGQDLILPPAEKKLKKSQCTPLFMCAYTARNAGAVIHTHSKTAVMATLLFPGKEFKCTHLEMIKGIKNQKLKRNYNYDEELVVPIIENTPFEADLTERLAQTIQEYPETCAVLVRRHGIYVWGDTWQQAKTMTECYDYLFDIVVQMKLHGIDPSLTPDKYELKYQKEHEK, from the exons aTGGCATCACAATATGACGACAACTATCCAaag gaacATCCACGAAATTTAATTCCGGCATTATGTAGACAATTTTACGAATTGGGATGGGTTACAGGAACCGGTGGCGGGATTAGTATTAAACTTGT agaTGAAATATATATTGCTCCATCTGGAGTACAGAAAGAGCGAATTTGTACCAACGATTTGTTTGTACAAAACATTGATGGGCAAGATTTGATTTTACCACCggctgaaaaaaaattgaaaaagagcCAATGTACTCCACTATTTATGTGTGCATATACTGCACGTAATGCAGGTGCTGTGATTCATACACATTCCAAAACTGCTGTTATGGCTACGTTATTATTCCCTGGAAAAGAGTTTAAGTGCACTCACTTGGAAATGATTAAG GgaatcaaaaaccaaaaattaaaaagaaattataattatgatgaAGAGTTAGTGGTACCAATTATCGAAAATACTCCTTTTGAAGCTGATTTAACTGAAAGATTAGCTCAAACAATTCAAGAATATCCCGAAACATGTGCAGTTCTTGTCCGAAGGCATGGAATATACGTTTGGGGTGATACTTGGCAGCAAGCTAAAACAAT gACTGAATgctatgattatttatttgatatagtAGTACAAATGAAACTTCATGGGATCGATCCTTCGCTAACACCTGACAAGTACGAGcttaaatatcaaaaagaacatgaaaagtaa
- the LOC123299652 gene encoding probable phospholipid hydroperoxide glutathione peroxidase isoform X1, giving the protein MFAITGWRAVGITSAAAVALRYLYLSSSTVYFSTNSASMSAATPEDEQPTNMDWKSAKSVYDFTVKDISGNDVPMSKYEGHVLLIVNVASQCGLTATNYKELQELQEKYGESKGLKILAFPCNQFGGQEPGNNEEIVCFAKKRNATFDFFDKIDVNGKNTHPLWSFLKHKQGGTLGSFIKWNFTKFIVDKNGIPVERHGPNTDPSKLAEKLEKYF; this is encoded by the coding sequence atgtttgccATTACGGGTTGGAGAGCAGTTGGTATCACAAGTGCTGCAGCAGTTGCATTACGCTATTTGTATTTATCATCATCTactgtttatttttcaacaaactcGGCATCTATGTCGGCTGCTACCCCAGAAGACGAACAACCTACAAATATGGATTGGAAATCGGCGAAATCAGTGTATGATTTCACAGTGAAAGATATCAGTGGGAATGATGTGCCTATGTCAAAGTATGAAGGtcatgttttattaattgtaaatgttGCATCACAGTGCGGTTTAACAGCTACCAATTACAAGGAATTACAAGAGCTTCAAGAAAAGTATGGTGAAAGTaaagggttaaaaatattgGCTTTCCCATGCAATCAATTTGGTGGTCAGGAACCTGGCAACAACGaagaaattgtttgttttgctaaaaaaaggAACGCAACCTTTGAtttctttgataaaattgaCGTAAACGGTAAAAATACACACCCATTGTGGAGTTTTTTGAAACATAAGCAAGGAGGTACTTTAGGCAGTTTTATCAAATGGAATTTCACCAAATTTAttgttgacaaaaatggaatacCAGTTGAAAGACATGGTCCAAATACTGATCCATCAAAATTGgcagaaaaattagaaaaatatttctaa
- the LOC123300189 gene encoding peroxisomal multifunctional enzyme type 2 isoform X2, producing the protein MTASTKLVSAPSLESDAIFQKIIDGVKEDPAKAKSVNGIFLYEITKDGKKVKEWTLDLKKGEVYEGQPKGGKADTTLTVSDSDMVDIAFGKLQAQAAYMRGKLKIKGNIMLTQKLVPLLKSGPKL; encoded by the exons ATGACAGCGTCAACAAAACTTGTATCTGCTCCATCATTAGAAAGTGATgctattttccaaaaaatcattGATGGTGTTAAAGAAGATCCCGCCAAAGCTAAGTCTGTgaatggaatatttttatatgaaattaccaAAGATGggaaaaaagttaaagaatgga cattGGATTTAAAGAAAGGTGAAGTTTATGAAGGACAACCCAAAGGAGGTAAAGCCGATACAACTTTAACTGTTTCCGATAGTGATATGGTTGATATTGCTTTCGGTAAATTACAAGCTCAAGCTGCATATATGCGtggtaaattgaaaattaaaggaAATATTATGCTCACACAAAAATTAGTTCCATTATTGAAATCTGGCCCTAAattataa
- the LOC123300668 gene encoding BTB/POZ domain-containing protein KCTD16, translated as MSDANSDGNSVIEINVGGVFYSASKETLTKEADSLLGEIFSGRQQVPRDAKGRYFIDRDGVLFRYVLDYLRNKSLILPESFKEKERLRQEALYYNLPHMVEAITNYSEGGGTPARSKGCITVGYRGSFQFGRDGLADVKFRKISRILVCGRVTLCRDVFGETLNESRDPDHGLTERYTSRFFLKHSFIEQAFDNLFEQGFKMVGSCGSGTAGSAAELKPGVDSEENRWNHYNEFVFVRD; from the coding sequence atgtCTGACGCAAATAGTGACGGGAATtcagttattgaaataaatgttgGGGGTGTATTTTATTCAGCATCAAAGGAAACATTAACGAAAGAAGCTGATTCACTATTAGGTGAAATATTTTCTGGACGACAACAAGTACCGCGTGATGCAAAAGGTCGATATTTCATTGATCGTGATGGAGTGTTATTTCGATATGTATTGGATTATCTACGAAATAAATCGTTAATACTTCCAGAAAGTTTTAAGGAAAAGGAACGATTACGTCAGGAAGCATTGTATTATAATTTACCACACATGGTTGAAGCAATAACAAATTATTCAGAAGGAGGTGGTACACCAGCGCGATCTAAAGGATGTATCACAGTTGGATATCGTGGCAGTTTTCAATTTGGACGTGATGGATTAGCTGatgtgaaatttagaaaaatctcACGTATTTTAGTATGTGGTCGTGTCACATTATGTCGTGATGTGTTTGGGGAAACGTTAAATGAGTCACGTGACCCGGATCATGGATTAACTGAACGTTATACATCACgattctttttaaaacattcatttattgAACAAgcatttgataatttatttgaacaagGTTTTAAAATGGTTGGAAGTTGTGGATCTGGTACAGCGGGAAGTGCTGCTGAATTAAAACCGGGTGTTGATTCTGAAGAGAATCGTTGGAATCATTACAATGAATTTGTATTTGTTAGAGATTAA
- the LOC123300189 gene encoding peroxisomal multifunctional enzyme type 2 isoform X1 yields MASLDFKDRVAVVTGAGAGLGRSYALLFASRGAKVVVNDLGSGRHGEGQQSAAADSVVAEIRKNGGIAVADYNSVVDGEKVIKTALDNFGRVDIVVNNAGILRDRSFARISDQDWDLIHAVHLKGSFKVTQAAWPIFRKQNYGRIIMTSSNAGIYGNFGQANYSAAKLGLVGLANTLAIEGQKYNIHCNVIVPTAASRLTEDILPPDLFKELKPEYIAPVVAYLCHESCDANGEIIESAIGWVGKLHYIRSQGKLLRTSNSPTFTIEDVQANWSQAMDMSKAKHLDNIQEATAALVDSINNNGSSDSGASGDDSNLFKIDNNKLILYSLAVGATVTKPAHLSYLYENHENFQPAPGFFILPGLMTIMTSSVTADALPHADVSPTNILHGEQYLEVVGKLPTEGQVRTEVSVADVLDKGSGAVVIVDFSTYNGDEVIVKGQMMAFCVGAGNFGGPRNSAKAIAPVPPPKRQPDAVIEEKTSEDAAALYRLCGDLNPLHIDSNIAQMAGYKKPILHGLCTVGYSVRHVLDQYADSDGSLFKSYKVRFSKPVLPGQTLRTLMWREGNRIYFSTQIKETGAEVVTGAYVDLKEVKMTASTKLVSAPSLESDAIFQKIIDGVKEDPAKAKSVNGIFLYEITKDGKKVKEWTLDLKKGEVYEGQPKGGKADTTLTVSDSDMVDIAFGKLQAQAAYMRGKLKIKGNIMLTQKLVPLLKSGPKL; encoded by the exons aTGGCATCGTTAGATTTTAAAGATCGTGTAGCGGTTGTAACAGGAGCTGGTGCTGGTTTAGGAAGGTCTTATGCACTTTTATTTGCATCAAGGGGTGCCAAAGTTGTTGTTAATGACTTGGGATCAGGTCGACACGGTGAAGGACAACAATCTGCTGCTGCTGATAGTGTAGTTGCAGAAATTCGTAAAAATG GCGGTATTGCTGTGGCAGATTACAATTCGGTTGTTGATGgtgaaaaagttattaaaacagCTCTAGATAATTTCGGACGTGTTGATATTGTAGTAAATAATGCAGGAATATTACGAGATCGCAGTTTTGCAAGAATTTCCGATCAAGATTGgg atctTATCCATGCTGTACATTTAAAAGGATCTTTTAAAGTAACCCAAGCAGCGTGGCCaatatttagaaaacaaaattatgggCGTATTATAATGACTTCTTCAAATGCTGGAATTTATGGCAATTTTGGACAAGCTAATTATTCAGCTGCTAAACTTGGGTTAGTTGGATTAGCAAACACTTTAGCCATTGAAggacaaaaatacaatatacattGTAATGTTATTGTGCCTACAGCAGCTAGCCGCCTCACCGAAGATATTCTTCCTCCAGATCTTTTCAAAGAACTCAAACCAGAATATATTGCACCAGTTGTT GCTTATTTATGTCATGAATCGTGTGATGCAAATGGAGAAATTATTGAATCGGCAATTGGTTGGGTTGGAAAGTTACACTACATACGTTCTCAAGGAAAATTACTACGCACATCAAATTCTCCTACTTTTACAATTGAAGATGTACAAGCTAATTGGTCACAAGCTATGGATATGTCGAAAGCGAAACATCTTGATAATATTCAAGAGGCTACTGCTGCGTTAGTTGacagtataaataataatggaagCTCAGATTCTGGAGCCTCTGGAGatgattcaaatttatttaagattgacaataacaaattgattttatattctcTTGCTG TTGGAGCAACAGTCACTAAGCCAGCacatttatcatatttatatgaaaatcatgaaaatttccAACCAGCTCCTGGATTTTTCATTTTACCAGGTTTAATGACAATTATGACCAGTTCAGTTACTGCTGATGCTTTACCACATGCCGATGTAAGCCCAACGAATATATTACATGGTGAACAATATTTAGAAGTTGTAGGAAAGCTTCCTACTGAAGGACAAGTTCGTACAGAAGTGTCAGTTGCTGATGTCTTAGATAAAGGATCTGGAGCGGTTGTTATTGTTGACT TTTCTACATATAATGGAGATGAGGTTATTGTAAAAGGTCAAATGATGGCTTTCTGTGTGGGTGCCGGTAATTTTGGAGGGCCTAGAAATTCTGCAAAAGCAATTGCACCAGTTCCGCCACCTAAACGACAACCTGATGCAGTAATTGAAGAAAAGACATCTGAAGATGCTGCAGCATTATATCGACTCTGCGGCGATTTGAATCCGTTACATATCGACTCAAATATTGCACAAATGGCTGGctataaaaaaccaattttacaTGGATTATGCACTGTTGGATATTCCGTACGGCATGTTTTAGATCAGTACGCCGATAGTGATGGTTCATTATTTAAATCTTAcaag GTAAGATTTTCGAAACCAGTCTTACCAGGGCAAACTCTTCGAACATTGATGTGGCGAGAGGGTAATCGAATTTATTTCTCCACACAAATTAAAGAAACTGGTGCTGAAGTCGTAACCG GAGCGTACGTAGATTTAAAAGAAGTTAAAATGACAGCGTCAACAAAACTTGTATCTGCTCCATCATTAGAAAGTGATgctattttccaaaaaatcattGATGGTGTTAAAGAAGATCCCGCCAAAGCTAAGTCTGTgaatggaatatttttatatgaaattaccaAAGATGggaaaaaagttaaagaatgga cattGGATTTAAAGAAAGGTGAAGTTTATGAAGGACAACCCAAAGGAGGTAAAGCCGATACAACTTTAACTGTTTCCGATAGTGATATGGTTGATATTGCTTTCGGTAAATTACAAGCTCAAGCTGCATATATGCGtggtaaattgaaaattaaaggaAATATTATGCTCACACAAAAATTAGTTCCATTATTGAAATCTGGCCCTAAattataa